From a region of the Dickeya poaceiphila genome:
- a CDS encoding ferritin-like domain-containing protein, which produces MNLNEQTQKHDLETTFREQGYVKLNSHKDLAHELDDIRDLLQKAMVLEHAVIPPYLTMLYTVDDDIDPRVPDVIHSVVIEEMLHFVMVGNLLNAVGGTPEINSPSFMPDYPATLPFGIEDMEIQLHPFSQHAIHQAMQIEHPKYVRPEVVASHVCSDMSIGEYYIYIESRLRAAVESFGEKAVFCGDPTRQIESEQFCHGSYGQITPVVDLDSAVKTLRQICDQGEGSPHNIWQGDENNVPHYYRFNEIYCERLYAHGDTIASGPTGEPLAIEWDKAVKTHSAAKISDYPEGELRKAIVRFNRRYSELLENLQLALSGRPLKLTPTVMAMGSLREDFRAIVTHPFPGDNAYRAAPTFEYTPPPPPRFQSKSQAVTFSNNQATLEKLSQAYIAGDLQMALACLSEQLVWDMTGPVDVPYTGVFYGHEGFSRFWSLMGQTVEFSSEVVEKVFFSDNQAMAYGSQQGITKSTRVPYSYDWAIRYEFTSDHRIRLMRHYFNPMRIQAALAAAPSKPRSFINK; this is translated from the coding sequence ATGAACTTAAACGAACAAACCCAAAAGCACGATTTGGAAACTACATTCAGGGAACAGGGCTACGTTAAATTAAACAGTCACAAGGATTTGGCCCATGAACTGGATGACATCCGTGATCTATTGCAAAAGGCCATGGTGCTGGAGCACGCGGTCATTCCCCCTTACCTGACCATGCTTTATACCGTGGATGATGATATCGATCCGCGAGTTCCCGACGTCATCCACTCCGTTGTGATTGAAGAGATGTTGCACTTCGTGATGGTCGGCAACTTGCTTAACGCGGTAGGCGGCACACCGGAGATCAATAGCCCCAGCTTCATGCCTGATTACCCAGCCACGTTGCCGTTCGGCATTGAAGACATGGAAATTCAGTTACATCCGTTTTCCCAACACGCCATACATCAGGCGATGCAAATCGAACACCCCAAATATGTCCGCCCGGAAGTGGTAGCCAGCCATGTCTGCAGTGACATGTCCATCGGCGAATACTATATCTACATCGAGTCACGCCTGCGTGCAGCGGTAGAATCCTTTGGCGAAAAAGCCGTATTCTGTGGCGATCCCACACGTCAGATTGAATCGGAACAATTCTGTCACGGCTCATACGGCCAGATCACGCCGGTTGTCGATTTGGACAGCGCGGTAAAAACGCTGCGTCAGATTTGCGATCAAGGCGAAGGTTCGCCGCACAATATTTGGCAAGGCGATGAAAATAATGTGCCGCATTACTACCGATTCAACGAAATCTACTGTGAACGCCTGTATGCGCATGGCGACACCATCGCCAGCGGCCCGACCGGCGAACCCCTGGCTATCGAATGGGATAAAGCAGTCAAAACTCATAGTGCAGCCAAGATCAGTGATTATCCGGAAGGTGAGCTACGCAAGGCGATTGTGCGTTTCAACCGCCGTTACAGCGAACTGCTGGAAAACCTGCAACTGGCGTTGTCTGGTCGCCCACTCAAACTCACCCCAACGGTAATGGCGATGGGGTCACTGCGTGAAGATTTTCGCGCGATTGTTACCCACCCGTTCCCCGGTGATAACGCGTATCGGGCGGCGCCGACATTCGAGTATACCCCACCGCCGCCGCCGCGCTTCCAGTCCAAGAGTCAGGCTGTGACGTTCTCCAACAACCAGGCCACGCTGGAAAAACTCTCCCAGGCTTATATTGCAGGCGATCTGCAAATGGCGCTGGCTTGCCTGAGCGAACAACTGGTGTGGGATATGACTGGTCCGGTAGATGTCCCCTATACCGGTGTTTTCTATGGTCACGAAGGTTTCTCACGCTTCTGGTCGCTGATGGGCCAGACGGTGGAATTCAGCAGCGAAGTGGTGGAAAAAGTCTTCTTCAGCGACAATCAGGCAATGGCTTACGGCAGTCAACAAGGGATCACCAAATC
- a CDS encoding GMC family oxidoreductase: protein MNFVTPHQAEQTDYDVVIVGGGIAGSLLAKTLTRGGKRCLILEAGDAQNQHYTGYRHTLQRYRQRADKNHQVPSPHNVNAPVPHDTALHPLMPDGYDDRGYLVQQGPLPFSSTYCRQLGGTSLHWLGSAMRMLPEDFELQRRYGIGLDWPLRYNDLEPWYRAAEYELGVSANVEEQAYLGIRFPPDYVYPMQGLPPAWSDRQLAHRLTDMVIMEDGRSIPLPLRSTPSARNGVPHPGYDHGHGYHPRSAAGGSPLGLRCTGSSHCTPLCPTQARYNALKTLEDADPALLDILTCSVAHKLLIDPSTDAITGIQFRHYVHHETALHHLHTVSARRYVLAGNAIANAVLLLASGACKGNDLVGRHLMDHPVLPVWGRADMPLWPMRGPLTTSGIEALRGGPARANRAAFRIELSNDGWRWPVNTLYQDVEQLLDEPLCGPRLRSQMRERLSRQFSARCLVEQLPEYNNRVTIHPDYRDALGNYRPVIHYDLSLYTRSGVARAGCVMRQIFRHIGIRDHSHYSPTEPGYFTCQGQPLAFVGAGHIAGTHCMGHSPHHSVVDRQQRSWIHKNLYLVGAGNMVSMGTAPPTLTLAALTLWAAHTILSELDRMCASTR, encoded by the coding sequence ATGAATTTCGTCACCCCTCATCAGGCTGAACAGACTGATTACGACGTGGTGATTGTCGGCGGCGGCATCGCTGGTTCACTGTTGGCCAAAACCCTGACCCGTGGGGGAAAACGCTGCCTGATACTGGAAGCCGGCGACGCACAGAATCAACATTACACCGGCTACCGGCATACACTGCAGCGCTATCGTCAACGGGCGGATAAAAACCATCAGGTACCCAGCCCACATAACGTCAATGCACCGGTGCCGCACGATACAGCATTGCACCCGTTAATGCCTGATGGGTATGACGATCGCGGCTATCTGGTGCAACAGGGACCATTGCCGTTCAGTTCTACCTATTGCCGGCAACTTGGCGGTACTTCGCTGCACTGGCTTGGCAGCGCCATGCGTATGCTGCCGGAAGACTTCGAATTGCAACGTCGCTATGGCATCGGGCTGGACTGGCCACTGCGTTATAACGACCTCGAACCCTGGTATCGGGCCGCCGAATATGAACTGGGGGTATCGGCCAATGTGGAGGAGCAGGCTTATCTGGGCATTCGCTTTCCACCAGATTATGTCTATCCGATGCAAGGGCTGCCGCCTGCCTGGAGTGACCGACAGCTGGCACATCGCCTCACCGACATGGTTATCATGGAAGACGGGCGCTCAATACCGTTACCTTTGCGCAGCACCCCATCAGCCCGTAATGGCGTGCCCCACCCCGGTTATGACCATGGCCACGGTTATCACCCCCGCAGTGCGGCAGGCGGTTCGCCTCTCGGCTTACGCTGTACCGGCAGCAGTCACTGCACGCCGCTGTGCCCAACGCAAGCGCGTTACAATGCGTTGAAAACACTGGAAGATGCCGATCCGGCATTGTTGGATATTCTCACCTGTAGCGTGGCACACAAGTTGCTGATTGACCCATCCACAGACGCTATTACCGGCATCCAGTTTCGTCATTATGTGCACCATGAAACCGCGTTACATCATCTGCATACCGTCAGTGCCCGGCGTTATGTATTGGCCGGCAACGCCATCGCCAATGCGGTTCTGCTACTGGCATCCGGCGCTTGTAAAGGCAATGATCTGGTAGGACGGCATCTGATGGACCACCCGGTACTGCCGGTATGGGGCCGGGCCGATATGCCGTTGTGGCCGATGCGTGGCCCGCTCACCACCTCAGGAATTGAAGCCTTGCGAGGCGGCCCGGCGCGAGCGAATCGGGCGGCATTTCGCATTGAATTGAGCAACGACGGCTGGCGCTGGCCGGTCAACACGCTCTATCAGGATGTCGAACAGCTACTCGATGAACCGTTGTGCGGTCCCCGCTTACGTAGCCAGATGCGTGAACGGCTGTCACGGCAATTCAGCGCCCGCTGTCTGGTAGAGCAACTGCCTGAATACAATAACCGGGTAACGATTCATCCTGACTACCGCGATGCGCTGGGCAATTACCGCCCGGTGATTCACTACGATTTATCGCTGTATACCCGCTCCGGCGTTGCTCGCGCAGGCTGTGTCATGCGCCAGATTTTCCGGCACATCGGTATTCGTGATCACAGCCACTATTCGCCCACTGAACCAGGCTATTTTACCTGTCAGGGACAGCCGCTGGCATTTGTTGGCGCCGGACACATCGCCGGCACCCACTGTATGGGTCATTCACCCCATCATTCGGTAGTTGATCGCCAGCAGCGTAGCTGGATTCATAAGAATCTCTATCTGGTAGGCGCCGGAAATATGGTTAGCATGGGAACAGCGCCGCCAACCCTGACGCTGGCAGCGCTGACGCTATGGGCAGCGCACACAATTCTTTCCGAACTGGACAGAATGTGTGCCAGCACACGTTAA
- a CDS encoding putative virulence factor yields MKPLTPKQLSSRLSRQLQSVSQGVDQAITWVEETRRNVPRLDMEADRLIIKLRRCRNKARGLSDSSLKEIAMGMFGLAQGGKTYLLTSLAGGENGRIETSVGGVTLDYQKNINPDNQQPAFVTRFTRQAEGKNTPNPVQLQLLNEADIARIMAYAFILDDSQNNTPELDEQHIAEHLKTLSLHRQQEPVAGLSSDDVVAIWDYLMRHDARRQKPLERKFWPLAVELAPHLGIDDRASLFSILWGERAEYTSLYRHFAHTLEQLSGARKVLAPISLLVDDALQPDSGIFNANQFDRLNSPSDLSAQVRPIVNGRAARTVELSLAELIMLTAEVQIPLLSPPKETLFGQVDLLDFPGFSLQDEPEFESDDENPDRLLRLKPHPLSRALLRAKRAYLLERYTDDQEMNLLMVCTAAACKADVRHVGRALDFWVRHTQGENPQIRSRRKPGLIWAVTRHDRRFTHGQNNDEAVQRYVGNPGDAWGTMLAMDKRGINRMAAWLDTEVRREVKLGRINEQLSELQRELSDNLLGSWYQPSGADDPAHKQRIAESMLKALQTRTGVHGELLERLLPSRDELRRLYLQQQEQPQRNFASYQETPDTAVPLVSYEPFGVGLDIDLFSNDTEQADSEEKTLLAAPVHTDEDQAENHSYETEFARNLYRYWVNHLRNLPENTAIIELLGINRPTIEMLVEELITASVRLRIEDDLQIMLVDSGQLGVNRESKADRQVSRALNVLGDFVAWLGFQQVSESLRPDSRVNKGNKIFAKPEKQTANFGSSRRLTKLSATPINNTAYYIYDWLIGLNEMIIQNAGYAAGRDIKPKQRERLGTILSLIKPTEG; encoded by the coding sequence ATGAAACCATTAACGCCCAAACAGTTGTCGAGCCGCCTCAGCCGCCAGTTGCAATCCGTTTCGCAAGGTGTGGATCAGGCGATCACCTGGGTGGAGGAAACCCGGCGTAACGTTCCCCGCCTGGACATGGAAGCCGATAGGCTCATCATCAAATTGCGGCGTTGCCGCAACAAAGCCCGCGGGTTGTCTGACTCATCACTCAAAGAGATCGCCATGGGGATGTTCGGGCTGGCGCAAGGCGGCAAAACCTACCTGCTGACCTCACTGGCTGGCGGAGAAAACGGGCGCATCGAAACCTCCGTCGGCGGCGTGACGCTGGATTACCAGAAAAATATTAATCCAGATAACCAGCAACCGGCCTTTGTCACCCGTTTTACCCGGCAGGCTGAAGGCAAAAATACCCCGAACCCGGTGCAACTCCAACTGCTTAACGAAGCCGACATCGCCCGTATTATGGCCTACGCTTTCATACTGGACGATAGTCAGAACAATACGCCGGAACTTGATGAGCAACATATTGCCGAACACCTGAAAACCCTGTCGCTGCATCGCCAGCAGGAACCCGTAGCCGGGCTGAGCAGCGATGATGTGGTTGCGATATGGGATTACCTGATGCGCCATGACGCCCGGCGGCAAAAACCACTGGAGCGAAAATTCTGGCCGCTGGCGGTCGAACTGGCGCCGCACCTCGGTATTGATGACCGCGCCAGCCTGTTCTCGATTCTATGGGGTGAGCGGGCGGAATATACCTCACTCTACCGCCATTTTGCCCACACGCTGGAACAGTTGTCTGGCGCACGCAAAGTACTGGCGCCGATTAGCCTGCTGGTAGACGATGCGCTGCAACCTGACAGCGGCATTTTTAATGCCAATCAGTTTGATCGCCTCAACAGCCCTTCCGATCTCAGCGCGCAGGTTCGCCCTATCGTCAATGGCAGAGCCGCCAGAACGGTAGAGCTGTCGCTGGCAGAACTGATCATGCTGACCGCTGAAGTACAGATTCCGCTGTTATCGCCCCCCAAAGAAACACTGTTCGGGCAGGTCGATTTGCTCGATTTTCCAGGTTTCAGCCTGCAGGACGAGCCAGAATTCGAATCGGACGACGAGAATCCAGACCGATTGTTGCGACTCAAACCGCACCCGCTGTCTCGTGCATTGCTGCGCGCCAAACGTGCCTATCTGCTGGAGCGCTATACTGACGATCAGGAAATGAACCTACTGATGGTCTGTACTGCCGCCGCCTGCAAAGCGGACGTGCGCCATGTTGGTCGGGCGTTGGATTTCTGGGTACGCCATACTCAGGGGGAAAATCCGCAAATCCGCAGCCGCCGTAAACCCGGCCTGATTTGGGCGGTAACTCGCCATGACCGGCGTTTTACCCACGGTCAAAACAACGATGAGGCGGTACAACGTTATGTGGGCAACCCCGGTGATGCCTGGGGCACTATGCTGGCAATGGACAAGCGCGGTATCAACCGGATGGCCGCGTGGCTGGATACCGAAGTTCGCCGTGAGGTCAAATTGGGTCGCATCAACGAACAATTGAGCGAGTTACAGCGTGAGTTGTCCGATAACCTGCTTGGTAGCTGGTATCAGCCAAGCGGTGCCGATGACCCGGCGCACAAACAACGGATCGCTGAGTCGATGCTCAAAGCGTTGCAGACCCGAACCGGCGTACACGGCGAATTGCTGGAACGGTTGCTGCCCTCCCGCGATGAGCTGCGCCGCCTGTATCTGCAACAGCAGGAACAACCACAGCGTAACTTTGCCTCCTATCAGGAAACACCGGATACAGCAGTACCACTGGTCAGTTACGAACCGTTTGGCGTCGGACTGGATATCGACCTGTTCAGTAATGATACCGAACAAGCCGACAGCGAAGAAAAAACGCTGCTTGCCGCCCCAGTACACACCGATGAAGATCAAGCCGAAAACCACAGCTACGAGACAGAGTTTGCCCGTAACCTGTACCGGTACTGGGTCAACCACCTGCGCAATCTGCCGGAAAACACCGCCATTATCGAATTGCTGGGCATCAATCGCCCCACTATCGAAATGTTGGTGGAAGAGTTGATCACCGCCAGCGTCCGGTTGAGGATCGAGGACGATCTACAAATTATGCTGGTGGATTCGGGGCAGTTGGGGGTTAACCGTGAAAGCAAGGCGGATCGTCAAGTGTCACGTGCACTCAACGTACTCGGCGACTTCGTCGCCTGGCTGGGCTTTCAGCAAGTATCGGAATCTCTGCGCCCAGATAGCCGCGTCAACAAAGGCAACAAGATCTTTGCCAAACCGGAGAAGCAGACAGCCAACTTTGGCTCCTCACGACGGCTGACCAAGTTATCGGCAACACCGATCAACAATACCGCGTATTACATCTATGACTGGCTGATAGGCCTGAATGAGATGATCATCCAGAACGCCGGTTACGCCGCTGGTCGTGATATCAAACCCAAGCAGCGTGAACGGCTGGGAACCATCCTCAGTTTGATCAAACCAACTGAAGGCTAA
- a CDS encoding virulence factor SrfB, whose amino-acid sequence MLATLTDYKQQITLIQNSGIQFLDFALKLTPARSGFANRFVRKSANGPLLRLTYNEHNGKYTLPSAMQVLPEAVNPESSYTLEQSLHLLSNVWLPLPFFRFNPPRTFMGGPDNWARVQVLELAEPDDDGNTHRICLAFDTRVYPESHDLEALAPSENDINAGRLFTLAYHSEELDDFLDQTWVDGWLREAFSQQALAVENRKPRDIRQNLREFEYQAHYLNLLDIMVTLLNVPEIRITSSTLKEPAINVDLILDVGNSHTAGILVEDHADESNGLKQTYELQIRDLEQPHYLYNELFDSRVEFAQARFGKQNFSFESGRDDAFVWPSITRVGREASRLALQRQGTEGASGISSPRRYLWDEEPYAPGWRFSQTTSPRQQEPLATAMPLTMLVNDEGQPLFSLPLDERLPVFDPHYSRSSVMTFMLSELLAQALMQMNSATQRLKMIHTNAPRQLRNIILTLPSAMPKPEREIFRRRMIEAIGLVWKAMGWHPADEDFLAADDKRHSSVPVPEVQMEWDEATCGQMVYLYNEAQVNFGGRAEAFFASMARPDKELADDEQPGKTLRIASIDIGGGTTDLAITQYWLDDGVGSNVKIIPRLLFREGFKVAGDDILLDVIQLYVLPALQAALKKAGVTSPDSLMTRLFGSEGRMDGQLTLRQQVTLQMFIPIGQAILEAYEQFDPLDLNAEIDTTFGEVLLQTPTRKVLEYVNNEIQRELPDEESPFDILQVPLILRLGKLHSEFLANRMSITQHLRLMSEVVSLYACDVLLLTGRPSRFPGIQALFRHLQPLPINRMMSLDGYHTSDWYPFNKRGRIENPKSTAAVGAMLCLLALDLRLPGFYFKAGDFEPYSTVRYLGMLDSTNTLTADNVYYNDIDLDDADFTLDDQSGFEVRGSLCLGFRQLDNERWPASPLYSLSIVDPELARKVAGDSVLHVRLKVVPGDDNLTPERFEIANAVLGSGHTISPHQLRLKLNTLSSTVSGTAHYWIDSGSVFKK is encoded by the coding sequence ATGCTGGCAACCCTGACAGACTATAAACAACAGATTACGCTGATTCAGAATAGCGGTATTCAGTTTCTTGATTTTGCACTGAAGCTCACGCCGGCGCGTTCAGGCTTCGCTAATCGTTTTGTGCGCAAGAGCGCCAACGGGCCGCTGCTGCGGCTGACGTACAACGAACACAACGGAAAATACACATTGCCGAGTGCAATGCAGGTGCTGCCGGAAGCGGTCAATCCGGAATCCAGCTACACGCTGGAACAGTCACTGCACTTGTTGAGCAACGTGTGGTTGCCACTGCCCTTCTTCCGCTTTAATCCACCGCGCACCTTCATGGGCGGCCCGGATAACTGGGCGCGGGTACAAGTGCTGGAACTGGCTGAGCCAGACGATGACGGCAATACTCACCGCATTTGTCTGGCGTTCGATACCCGCGTTTACCCGGAAAGTCACGATCTGGAAGCACTGGCGCCCAGCGAAAACGACATCAACGCCGGGCGCTTGTTCACTCTGGCTTACCACAGTGAAGAACTGGACGATTTCCTCGACCAGACCTGGGTGGACGGCTGGCTACGCGAAGCATTTTCCCAGCAGGCGCTGGCGGTGGAAAACCGTAAGCCCCGCGATATTCGCCAGAATCTGCGCGAGTTCGAATATCAGGCGCATTACCTGAATCTGCTGGATATCATGGTGACACTGTTAAATGTGCCGGAGATTCGTATCACCAGCAGTACGCTAAAAGAACCGGCCATCAATGTGGACCTGATTCTTGATGTCGGCAACTCCCACACTGCCGGAATTTTGGTGGAAGACCACGCTGACGAGAGTAACGGTCTCAAGCAGACCTACGAACTGCAGATCCGCGATTTGGAACAGCCCCATTATCTGTACAACGAACTGTTCGACAGCCGGGTGGAGTTCGCACAGGCGCGGTTCGGTAAACAGAACTTTTCCTTCGAAAGCGGACGCGACGATGCGTTTGTCTGGCCATCGATTACCCGTGTCGGGCGCGAGGCTAGCCGTCTGGCGCTGCAACGTCAGGGCACCGAAGGCGCCAGCGGCATATCCAGCCCACGACGTTATCTGTGGGATGAAGAGCCGTACGCGCCAGGCTGGCGTTTCAGTCAGACCACCAGCCCGCGCCAGCAAGAACCGTTAGCGACCGCCATGCCGTTGACCATGCTGGTCAACGATGAAGGCCAGCCGTTGTTCAGCCTGCCGCTGGACGAACGTCTGCCGGTATTTGACCCGCACTACAGCCGCAGCTCGGTAATGACGTTCATGCTCTCCGAACTGCTGGCACAGGCGCTGATGCAAATGAACAGCGCCACTCAGCGCCTGAAAATGATTCACACCAACGCGCCGCGGCAGTTGCGCAATATTATTCTGACGCTGCCCTCGGCGATGCCCAAACCGGAGCGCGAGATCTTCCGCCGCCGCATGATCGAAGCGATAGGGCTGGTATGGAAAGCGATGGGCTGGCACCCCGCCGATGAAGATTTCCTGGCGGCAGACGACAAGCGCCACAGCAGCGTGCCGGTGCCGGAAGTCCAGATGGAGTGGGATGAAGCCACCTGTGGGCAAATGGTGTACCTCTATAACGAAGCACAGGTGAATTTTGGTGGCCGGGCGGAAGCTTTCTTCGCCAGTATGGCGCGGCCAGACAAAGAATTGGCGGATGATGAGCAACCGGGGAAAACCCTGCGCATCGCGTCTATTGATATCGGCGGCGGCACCACCGACCTGGCGATTACTCAATACTGGCTGGACGACGGCGTCGGCAGCAATGTCAAAATCATCCCCCGCCTGCTGTTTCGTGAAGGGTTTAAAGTCGCCGGCGATGACATACTGCTGGACGTGATCCAGCTGTATGTGTTGCCTGCATTGCAAGCCGCGCTGAAAAAAGCCGGCGTTACCAGCCCGGACAGCCTGATGACCCGACTGTTTGGCAGCGAAGGCCGCATGGACGGCCAGTTGACGCTACGCCAGCAGGTGACGCTGCAAATGTTCATTCCTATCGGCCAGGCGATTCTGGAAGCCTACGAGCAGTTCGACCCGCTCGATCTCAATGCGGAAATCGACACCACGTTTGGCGAAGTACTGCTGCAAACACCGACGCGTAAAGTGCTGGAATACGTTAACAACGAGATTCAGCGCGAGCTGCCGGACGAAGAAAGCCCGTTCGATATTTTGCAGGTACCGCTGATCCTGCGTCTTGGCAAGCTGCACAGCGAGTTTCTGGCTAACCGCATGAGCATTACCCAGCACCTGCGTCTGATGTCGGAAGTGGTATCGCTGTATGCCTGCGACGTGCTGTTGCTGACCGGTCGGCCATCTCGTTTCCCTGGCATTCAGGCGTTGTTCCGCCACCTGCAACCGTTGCCGATTAACCGCATGATGTCGCTGGACGGTTATCACACCAGCGACTGGTATCCGTTTAACAAACGCGGTCGTATTGAAAATCCGAAATCTACCGCGGCGGTGGGCGCGATGCTCTGTTTGCTGGCGCTGGATCTGCGCCTGCCCGGTTTTTACTTCAAAGCCGGGGATTTCGAACCCTATTCCACGGTGCGTTACCTCGGCATGTTGGACAGCACGAACACGCTCACCGCTGATAATGTCTACTATAACGATATTGATCTGGATGATGCGGATTTCACGCTGGACGATCAGAGCGGTTTCGAAGTACGTGGTTCACTGTGTCTCGGTTTCCGCCAGTTGGATAACGAACGCTGGCCCGCCTCGCCGCTCTACTCGCTGTCGATTGTTGATCCGGAGTTAGCTCGCAAGGTCGCCGGTGACAGCGTACTGCATGTACGACTGAAAGTGGTGCCGGGCGACGATAACCTGACGCCAGAACGTTTCGAGATAGCCAATGCGGTGCTAGGCTCCGGGCATACCATTTCACCACATCAATTGAGGTTAAAACTGAATACCTTGTCCAGCACGGTTTCCGGCACGGCACACTATTGGATCGATAGCGGGAGCGTCTTCAAGAAATGA
- a CDS encoding SrfA family protein: MAKLFLRSGNLDDFLALGENGQPVYASALQLRETLRLRKQQPIADCLAIPQPNEEGDRIDWYAPFSGKITSWMAASDEQREQALTLLEQYLSTVDAISERARQSDKPAQKLFGVLLSKAFQFPGSNHVYLVDDKPVVTFWGFVSLGKKSRADVLECLRPVEPVEIPEPVAEPLPEVITQVADPEPEQPPQAVEPEPVIIADIPEPVAPVQATPAPRRMWTNIWWLAPGAALLATLAFQIRGCVSQPESSTPPAVTAIKPEKRALSATPTEALVQPELPLHVATLLPQSAAVEQKKPEEKTEKAPETTAPTMLAAAPKGALVMPADAVKIGSIRFLDGIWLTTVSVKNPLTGKPPVLRYQIKDGKGRVRFTYGENVTCHAEVEAGLHQSGNLVINSRYRARCSDGSRYPMPEIVCTRQESSEAAECKGRYDADTLLPVTIKRESK; encoded by the coding sequence GTGGCAAAATTATTTTTACGCAGCGGAAATTTAGACGATTTTCTTGCGTTGGGAGAAAACGGCCAACCCGTTTATGCTTCAGCGCTGCAATTACGAGAAACACTGCGTCTTCGCAAACAACAGCCTATCGCTGATTGTCTGGCCATTCCGCAACCGAACGAAGAGGGTGACCGCATCGACTGGTATGCACCCTTCTCCGGTAAAATTACCTCCTGGATGGCAGCCAGCGACGAACAACGCGAACAGGCGTTGACGCTTCTGGAACAGTATCTCAGCACCGTTGACGCCATCAGTGAACGGGCGCGTCAATCCGACAAACCGGCACAGAAACTCTTTGGGGTGCTACTATCCAAAGCGTTCCAGTTTCCTGGCTCCAATCACGTCTATCTGGTGGATGATAAACCGGTTGTCACCTTCTGGGGATTCGTCAGCCTGGGCAAAAAATCCCGTGCTGATGTGCTGGAGTGTCTGCGTCCGGTCGAGCCGGTTGAAATCCCGGAACCCGTTGCGGAACCACTGCCGGAAGTCATTACTCAGGTAGCCGATCCCGAACCGGAGCAACCGCCGCAAGCAGTTGAACCAGAACCGGTCATCATTGCAGATATTCCAGAGCCGGTAGCGCCTGTGCAAGCTACGCCAGCGCCGCGCCGGATGTGGACCAACATCTGGTGGCTGGCGCCGGGTGCCGCGCTGCTGGCAACGCTGGCGTTCCAGATCCGCGGTTGCGTCTCGCAGCCCGAAAGCAGCACGCCACCAGCCGTCACCGCTATCAAGCCGGAAAAACGTGCGCTGAGCGCAACGCCAACAGAAGCGCTTGTGCAGCCGGAACTGCCGCTGCATGTCGCCACCTTGTTGCCGCAATCCGCCGCCGTCGAACAGAAAAAACCGGAAGAAAAAACAGAAAAAGCACCGGAAACAACAGCTCCCACCATGTTGGCCGCTGCACCGAAGGGTGCACTGGTGATGCCTGCCGATGCGGTGAAAATCGGTTCCATCCGTTTCCTGGATGGCATCTGGCTGACAACCGTGTCGGTGAAAAATCCGCTAACCGGTAAACCACCGGTTCTCCGCTACCAGATCAAAGACGGCAAAGGCCGGGTGCGTTTTACCTACGGCGAGAATGTGACCTGTCATGCCGAGGTGGAAGCCGGGTTGCATCAGTCCGGTAATCTGGTGATCAACAGCCGCTATCGAGCGCGCTGCAGCGATGGTTCCCGTTATCCCATGCCGGAAATCGTCTGTACTCGCCAGGAATCGAGCGAGGCTGCGGAATGTAAAGGCCGCTATGATGCCGATACTTTGCTACCGGTGACGATTAAGCGTGAGAGCAAATAA
- a CDS encoding SDR family oxidoreductase, translating to MFAITGATGQLGRLVIESLAKSVPTAQIVAVVRDPAKANGLASKGVHVRYGDYDRPQTLVKALNGVDKLLLISSSEVGKRETQHKAVIDAAKEAGVSLIVYTSLLHADTSSLGLVVEHLATEVALKASGVPYVILRNGWYTENYAASIAPALAHGAFIGAAGEGRIASAARSDYAQAAAIVLQLSGQEGKIYELAGDNSYTLAEFTAEIARQSGKPVQYVNLSPADFANALKGAGLPGGIADMLADSDAGAEKGGLFDDKNALSALLGRPTTPYAEVIRSTLASL from the coding sequence ATGTTTGCTATTACAGGAGCTACTGGCCAACTGGGCCGTCTGGTGATTGAGTCGCTGGCGAAGTCAGTACCGACAGCACAGATCGTTGCTGTGGTGCGCGACCCGGCTAAAGCCAATGGGCTGGCGTCGAAAGGGGTGCATGTACGTTATGGCGATTACGACCGACCGCAAACACTGGTCAAGGCATTAAACGGGGTAGATAAACTGCTGTTGATTTCATCTAGTGAAGTCGGCAAACGCGAAACGCAGCACAAAGCGGTAATCGACGCGGCCAAAGAAGCAGGGGTCAGCCTGATTGTCTATACCAGCCTGCTACATGCGGACACCTCATCGCTGGGGCTTGTGGTTGAGCATCTGGCGACGGAGGTGGCGCTGAAGGCATCCGGCGTTCCTTATGTGATTCTTCGCAACGGCTGGTATACCGAAAACTATGCCGCCAGTATTGCCCCGGCACTGGCACACGGGGCGTTTATTGGTGCCGCCGGCGAAGGCCGTATTGCTTCGGCGGCGCGTAGCGATTATGCGCAAGCGGCGGCTATCGTGCTGCAATTGAGCGGTCAGGAAGGCAAAATTTATGAACTAGCCGGCGATAATAGTTACACGCTGGCGGAATTTACTGCCGAGATCGCCCGGCAGAGCGGCAAGCCGGTGCAGTATGTCAACCTGTCACCAGCCGATTTTGCCAACGCGCTAAAAGGCGCAGGCTTGCCAGGAGGCATTGCCGATATGCTGGCTGATTCGGATGCGGGGGCGGAAAAAGGCGGGTTGTTTGATGATAAGAATGCGCTGTCAGCGCTGCTGGGGCGTCCAACAACGCCTTATGCCGAGGTCATTCGTAGTACACTAGCATCGCTGTAA